One Dysidea avara chromosome 7, odDysAvar1.4, whole genome shotgun sequence genomic region harbors:
- the LOC136259761 gene encoding membrane-associated guanylate kinase, WW and PDZ domain-containing protein 2-like, giving the protein MSEPKRNSLKRKHWSVKQHESSIVRNSEGNFCLNIEGGAENGSFPVIGEIRQERICYRSGYLKQGELVLEVNHKRVAGMIKRDVIALIKRSADPLSLMTVKQNPTITRDLRQYLGTRFTKNSIDSELQHQIRENLHMRVVPCTTRPPNPGERHSVDYSFVSVEEFKRMEKNGDLLESGTYEGNYYGTPRPPSDPPTTTLHPPMLRSPASMGYKPQGMTLMEAESLSPPSRSYSAPAGSNSNINVQALGPLPSNWEIAYTEDNQKYFIDHNTETTHWLDPRLMRQMHYDPLECTEDELPYGWEKVNDPIYGVYYIDHINRRTQYDNPVIEAKRKFAGAQLPVRNMFEHPSPPPMRQPPSFASAAALEKQREAFAAQQWPNAGLQDHFDAHYPPSYNNEEEALENELQGDTIYVTLMKNSQGFGFTIIGGDHPGELLQVKSIVAGSIAAREGRLRVGDVLVRINGTSVLTCTHRDVVSLFQSLPLHSSVTLELRRGYPLPNTRMDETLPGYDQYRYYRASDSNQFLVDQGYDDRSNDMMMPRGRNSQERAEILTVNIIRGPLGFGFTLGECMEGHNVKQILDHPRCAQMREQDLILEVNGEKVKNYSHADLVNVLKRCPKGNQTTFVVQRGPSSEVDKNEFHQLPNESYNYNSNTNYYLDSSGSEPFSTLEVTLSRHSSGFGFRIIGGREEGSQATIGAIVAGGAADLDGRLQVGDEITHINGQSVIDATHHEVIGLMSQAGTLGSVSLRIQRKMPPTEPVQSASPSMISGADHHSDFNTSNMMDSYRMRGPPMGVRDVVINRPTSEMSFGFVLQSNTKRRGCSICRMIPDSPAEKSGQLFIGDHLLAVNNQDVSSMDHGDIVGLIKRSGLNIRLLVQQPQDEGDVIEAREVGAQLPTMQSAVATPLDTTDKPRSLSNHHSTSDSVFPQQNRSMSYSGGNEDRFNNSFTGSSGGGMPYYGKGHHDDGDQPPLISGDLDDISSQDEEIHHIEIKRDHTGFGFSIRGGAEYGTPLYVLRIAPDGAAEKDGRLRAGDELLEINGNNTEGLLHSDAITIIKHGGGVAKLIIRRGPDDSYTDGYYPPSNEADMMRQMSLNDYPSEQRYPPGNRNYPPMMMSRDYQT; this is encoded by the exons ATGTCTGAACCGAAGAGAAACTCACTCAAGAGAAAGCATTGGTCTGTCAAACAACACGAGAGTTCGATAGTGCGCAACTCTGAGGGCAATTTCTGCCTTAACATCGAAGGAGGTGCTGAAAATGGTTCGTTCCCAGTCATCGGAGAGATCCGACAAGAGCGCATCTGCTACCGATCTGGATACCTAAAACAGGGCGAACTAGTCTTGGAGGTGAACCACAAGCGCGTCGCCGGTATGATCAAACGGGACGTGATTGCGCTCATAAAGCGATCCGCGGATCCACTTTCGCTCATGACGGTGAAACAGA ACCCTACTATAACAAGAGACCTCAGGCAGTACTTGGGGACACGGTTCACAAAGAACTCAATTGACAGCGAGTTGCAGCATCAGATACGAGAGAACCTACACATGCGCGTTGTTCCTT GTACAACGCGGCCTCCTAACCCTGGTGAACGGCACAGCGTTGATTACAGCTTCGTTTCGGTGGAGGAGTTCAAACGGATGGAGAAGAATGGAGACTTACTTGAGAGTGGCACTTATGAGGGCAACTACTATGGAACTCCAAGACCTCCCAGTGACCCTCCGACAACTACATTACACCCACCAATGCTACGCAGTCCAGCATCTATGGGCTACAAGCCACAAGGGATGACCCTAATGGAGGCTGAGTCTTTATCTCCACCCAGCAGAAGTTACAGTGCCCCAGCTGGCTCTAATTCGAATATCAATGTTCAGGCTTTAGGGCCACTACCATCTAACTGGGAAATAGCCTACACTGAGGACAACCAGAAGTACTTTATTGA TCATAATACAGAAACTACACACTGGCTCGATCCTCGATTGATGAGACAGATGCACTATGACCCTCTGGAGTGTACAGAAGATG AGCTCCCGTATGGCTGGGAGAAAGTAAACGACCCAATATATGGAGTTTACTACATAGA TCACATAAACAGGCGGACACAGTATGATAACCCCGTCATTGAGGCAAAGAGAAAGTTTGCTGGTGCTCAGCTGCCAGTAAGAAATATGTTTGAGCATCCATCGCCTCCACCCATGAGACAGCCACCTTCGTTTGCATCAGCTGCTGCTCTGGAGAAACAGCGTGAAGCATTTGCAGCACAGCAGTGGCCCAATGCTGGACTACAGGATCATTTTGATGCACACTATCCACCATCATACAACAATGAAGAGGAGGCACTAGAAAATGAACTACAAGGAGATACAATTTATGTCACTTTGATGAAGAACTCTCAAGGATTTGGATTCACCATTATTGGTGGAGATCATCCTGGGGAGTTGCTGCAGGTCAAGAGTATCGTCGCAGGGAGCATCGCTGCTCGTGAGGGAAGGCTTCGTGTCGGTGATGTACTTGTGCGGATCAATGGAACTTCAGTGCTCACTTGTACTCATCGAGATGTAGTTAGTCTCTTCCAGAGTCTACCGCTGCACTCTAGCGTCACCTTGGAGCTTCGTCGTGGGTATCCTCTTCCCAACACACGCATGGATGAGACACTGCCTGGCTACGATCAGTACAGGTATTACAGAGCTTCTGATTCCAATCAGTTCTTGGTAGATCAAGGTTATGATGATAGGAGTAATGATATGATGATGCCTCGGGGCCGAAACAGTCAGGAAAGAGCGGAGATTCTCACAGTAAACATTATCAGGGGTCCACTCGGCTTTGGCTTCACACTTGGCGAGTGTATGGAAGGCCACAATGTAAAACAAATTCTTGATCACCCACGGTGTGCACAGATGCGTGAACAAGACTTAATTTTGGAGGTGAACGGTGAGAAAGTGAAGAACTACAGTCATGCTGACCTGGTCAACGTTCTAAAAAGATGCCCCAAAGGAAACCAGACAACATTCGTTGTACAAAGAG GTCCTTCTTCAGAAGTTGATAAGAATGAG TTCCATCAATTACCCAATGAATCATACAACTACAATAGTAACACTAATTATTATTTGGATTCCTCTGGCTCCGAACCATTCTCTACTTTGGAAGTGACATTGTCCCGCCACTCCTCTGGATTTGGTTTCAGAATTATAGGAGGTCGTGAAGAAGGCTCTCAG gCCACAATCGGTGCCATCGTAGCTGGTGGAGCTGCTGATTTGGATGGGAGATTACAAGTCGGAGATGAAATAACACACATTAATGGACAATCAGTGATTGACGCAACTCATCACGAAGTTATTGGTCTTATGAGCCAGGCTGGTACTTTAGGCAGTGTTTCACTGAGGATACAACGAAAAATGCCACCTACAG AGCCAGTCCAGTCAGCCTCACCAAGTATGATCAGTGGTGCAGATCATCACTCCGACTTTAACACTTCAAACATGATGGACAGTTATAGGATGAGAGGTCCCCCAATGGGCGTTAGAGACGTAGTCATAAACCGACCAACCAGCGAAATGAGTTTTGGTTTTGTACTACAATCTAATACAAAGCGTAGAGGCTGTAGTATAT GTCGGATGATACCTGATTCACCGGCAGAGAAGAGTGGTCAGTTATTCATCGGTGACCATTTGCTAGCAGTGAACAACCAGGATGTCTCCAGTATGGATCATGGGGACATTGTAGGCCTGATTAAACGGTCAGGACTAAACATTCGTCTACTAGTTCAACAACCACAAG ATGAGGGTGATGTTATAGAGGCTAGAGAAGTG GGTGCACAACTGCCCACGATGCAGTCAGCAGTGGCCACTCCATTGGACACCACAGACAAGCCAAGATCACTGTCCAACCATCACTCCACTAGTGACAGTGTATTCCCACAACAAAATAGGAGCATGTCATATTCAGGTGGCAACGAAGACCGGTTTAATAACAGCTTCACTGGCTCATCAGGAGGAGGCATGCCATATTATGGGAAGGGTCATCATGATGATGGAGATCAACCACCATTAATATCTGGCGACCTTGATGACATATCCAGTCAAGATGAAGAGATACATCACATAGAGATCAAGCGAGACCATACTGGATTTGGGTTTAGCATCAGAGGAGGAGCAGAATATGGCACACCACTCTATGTACTACGAATTGCCCCTGATGGTGCAGCAGAAAAAGATGGCAGACTAAGA GCAGGTGATGAACTTCTAGAAATCAATGGTAATAATACTGAAGGACTACTACATTCTGACGCTATCACCATCATTAAACATGGCGGTGGAGTAGCCAAACTTATCATCCGAAGAGGACCAGATGATTCATACACAG ATGGGTATTACCCTCCCAGTAATGAGGCAGACATGATGAGACAAATGTCACTAAATGATTACCCATCAGAACAGAGGTATCCCCCCGGTAATCGCAACTACCCTCCAATGATGATGAGCAGAGACTATCAAACTTAG
- the LOC136259776 gene encoding mitogen-activated protein kinase 14-like, translated as MAQAKPGFYQVVLSENETVWEVPVKYQNLAHIGTGAFGDVCSAYDAEFNAKVALKKLSRPFQSPTHAKRAYREIKLLKMIDHENVICLLDVFTSNYGYDDFDDIYLVSQLMESDLSEVIRTQKLTDEHVQFLIYQILRGLKYLHSAGIVHRDLKLSNIAVNEDCDLRILDFGLARAMDKEMTGYVTTRWYRAPEIILSWMKYDSKVDMWSVGCIVAELLTGQVLFKGNDHIDQLHRIMQLLGKPDAKLLEKITPDARKYVESIREEYMKRNFSDYFIGANPKAINFLEMLLTMDPVDRLSAEEALAHPYVAKFSDPSDEPISKVMYNGEFEVKQADVDWWKRLVFEEVTTFVQQPDLYQQKLGFDCRQSGPVTFQ; from the exons ATGGCACAAGCGAAGCCCGGATTTTATCAGGTCGTCCTAAGCGAAAATGAGACAGTATGGGAAGTCCCTGTGAAGTATCAAAATCTCGCGCACATTGGAACTGGAGCCTTTGGCGACGTGTG CTCAGCGTATGATGCAGAGTTTAACGCCAAAGTTGCCCTTAAAAAGCTCTCGAGGCCATTTCAATCTCCGACACACGCCAAGCGTGCGTACAGAGAAATTAAACTACTAAAAATGATAGATCACGAAAAT GTGATCTGCTTATTGGATGTATTTACTTCTAATTACGGCTACGATGATTTTGACGATATTTATCTTGTCAGTCAATTAATGGAATCTGACCTGAGCGAGGTGATAAGAACACAGAAGCTAACAGATGAACATGTACAATTTTTAATATACCAGATCTTACGTGGCCTAAAA TATTTACATTCTGCAGGGATTGTCCATAGG GATCTGAAGCTTAGCAACATTGCAGTCAATGAGGATTGTGACCTACGC ATCCTGGACTTTGGGTTAGCCAGAGCAATGGACAAAGAGATGACAGGATATGTAACAACAAGATGGTACCGGGCCCCAGAAATTATTCTTAGTTGGATGAAGTATGATAGTAAAG TTGACATGTGGTCAGTTGGTTGTATCGTGGCTGAGCTGTTGACAGGTCAGGTACTATTCAAAGGAAACGATC ATATAGATCAGTTGCATCGTATAATGCAACTACTGGGTAAACCTGATGCTAAGCTGTTGGAGAAGATTACACCGGAT GCTAGGAAATATGTTGAATCTATAAGAGAGGAATACATGAAAAGAAATTTCTCAGATTATTTCATAGGAGCTAATCCAAAGG CTATAAACTTTCTGGAGATGTTACTTACAATGGATCCTGTTGACCGACTGTCTGCAGAAGAAGCCTTAGCCCACCCATACGTGGCAAAGTTCAGTGATCCTTCAGATGAG ccgatcAGCAAGGTGATGTACAATGGCGAGTTTGAAGTGAAACAAGCTGACGTTGATTGGTGGAAGA GACTGGTCTTTGAAGAAGTCACCACTTTTGTGCAGCAGCCAGATTTATATCAGCAAAAGTTAGGGTTTGATTGTAGACAGAGTGGCCCAGTAACTTTTCAATGA
- the LOC136259779 gene encoding mitogen-activated protein kinase 14A-like, with translation MATPGKRADYHTLELNKTEWEVPNRYQDLSPIGTGAYGQVCSATDKLLGAEVAIKKLSRPFQSAIHAKRTYRELQMLLHMNHDNIIGLLDVFTPATSYPGFQDVYMVTQLMGSDLNNILKTQNLTDEHVQFLVYQILRGLKYVHSAGIIHRDLKPSNIAVNEDCELRILDFGLARATDNEMTGYVATRWYRAPEIMLNWMKYTNKVDLWSVGCIMAELLTKQVIFPGTDHIDQLNKIVQLVGTPTDEFLARITSDSARMYIKSMPNLPARDFSKYFIGASPLAIDLLSKLLIMDPEQRLSADEALTHPYLATYSDPDDEPVSEAPYNDGFETIDGDVESWRQMTYQVIVEFQSRQQGLS, from the exons ATGGCGACTCCTGGGAAACGAGCCGATTACCATACTCTAGAACTAAACAAGACGGAATGGGAAGTTCCTAACAGATATCAAGACCTGTCTCCAATTGGAACTGGAGCATATGGACAAGTCTG TTCAGCGACGGACAAGTTACTTGGCGCGGAAGTTGCCATAAAGAAGTTGTCGAGGCCATTCCAGTCGGCCATACATGCAAAGCGGACGTACAGAGAGTTACAAATGTTGCTACATATGAACCATGACAAT ATTATTGGTTTGCTTGATGTGTTTACACCAGCAACATCCTACCCTGGATTTCAAGATGTCTACATGGTCACCCAGTTGATGGGATCAGATCTCAACAATATTTTAAAAACTCAAAATCTCACTGACGAACATGTACAGTTTCTTGTGTACCAGATACTACGAGGGCTAAAA TATGTACACTCAGCCGGGATAATTCATCGG GATTTAAAGCCTAGCAACATTGCAGTTAATGAGGATTGCGAGCTCAGA ATACTGGACTTTGGCTTGGCAAGGGCTACCGATAATGAAATGACAGGTTATGTTGCCACGAGATGGTATCGTGCACCAGAAATCATGCTGAACTGGATGAAGTACACAAACAAAG TGGATTTGTGGTCGGTTGGATGCATAATGGCCGAATTATTAACCAAACAGGTGATCTTCCCTGGAACTGATC ATATTGACCAGCTAAACAAAATTGTTCAACTAGTGGGTACACCAACTGATGAGTTTTTGGCCAGGATCACTAGTGATAGT GCTAGGATGTACATAAAGTCAATGCCCAACCTTCCAGCAAGGGACTTCTCAAAGTACTTCATTGGAGCCAGTCCATtag CTATTGATCTACTCAGTAAACTATTAATAATGGATCCTGAGCAGAGACTGAGTGCAGATGAGGCACTCACACATCCTTACCTAGCAACGTACAGTGATCCAGATGATGAG CCTGTATCAGAAGCACCCTACAATGATGGCTTTGAAACAATAGATGGTGATGTGGAGTCATGGAGAC AAATGACTTACCAAGTTATTGTAGAATTTCAGTCAAGACAACAAGGACTAAGTTGA
- the LOC136259780 gene encoding mitogen-activated protein kinase 11-like isoform X1, with product MATVGKRADYYVVELNKTEWEVPIKYQNLSPIGTGACGEVCSATDNLLNSKVAIRKLSRPFQSAIHAKRMYRELQMLLHMNHDNIIGLLDVFTPVTSYSEFQDVYLVTQLMGSDLHNILRSQTLTDKHVQFLVYQMLRGLKYAHSAGIIHRDLKPSNIAVNEDCELRILDFGLTTATDDEMMEHVMNRMYCAPEIMLRMKVTDKVDLWPVGCIMAELLTNQATFPGSDYIDQLNKIIQLVGTPTDEFLARITSDSARMYIKSMPNLPARDFSKYFIGASPLAIDLLSKLLIMDPEQRLSADEALTHPYLATYSDPDDEPVSETPYIDDFETMEGDVESWREMTYQVIVKFQSRQQELS from the exons ATGGCGACTGTTGGGAAACGAGCGGACTATTACGTTGTAGAACTGAACAAGACGGAATGGGAAGTTCCTATCAAATATCAGAATTTATCGCCGATTGGAACTGGGGCATGTGGAGAAGTCTG TTCTGCAACTGACAATTTGCTTAACTCGAAAGTTGCCATAAGGAAGTTGTCAAGGCCATTCCAGTCAGCCATACATGCAAAGCGGATGTACAGAGAGTTACAAATGTTGCTACATATGAACCATGACAAT ATTATTGGTTTGCTTGATGTGTTTACACCAGTGACATCCTACTCTGAATTTCAAGATGTCTACTTGGTCACCCAGTTGATGGGATCAGATCTCCACAATATTTTAAGAAGTCAGACACTCACTGATAAACATGTACAGTTTCTTGTGTACCAGATGCTACGAGGGCTAAAG TATGCACACTCAGCTGGGATAATTCATAGG GATTTAAAGCCGAGTAACATTGCAGTCAATGAAGATTGCGAGCTCAGG ATATTAGACTTTGGCTTGACAACGGCTACTGATGATGAAATGATGGAACATGTTATGAACAGAATGTACTGTGCACCAGAAATTATGCTCAGGATGAAGGTCACTGACAAAG TGGATTTGTGGCCAGTTGGATGTATTATGGCTGAACTATTAACTAACCAAGCCACCTTCCCTGGAAGTGATT ATATTGACCAGCTAAACAAAATAATTCAACTAGTGGGTACACCAACTGATGAGTTTTTGGCCAGGATCACTAGTGATAGT GCTAGGATGTACATAAAGTCAATGCCCAACCTTCCAGCAAGGGACTTCTCAAAGTACTTCATTGGAGCCAGTCCATTAG CTATTGATCTACTCAGTAAACTATTAATAATGGATCCTGAGCAGAGACTGAGTGCAGATGAGGCACTCACACATCCTTACCTAGCAACGTACAGTGATCCAGATGATGAG CCTGTATCAGAAACACCCTATATTGATGACTTTGAAACAATGGAAGGTGATGTGGAGTCATGGAGAG AAATGACTTACCAAGTTATTGTAAAGTTTCAGTCAAGACAACAAGAACTAAGTTGA
- the LOC136259780 gene encoding mitogen-activated protein kinase 11-like isoform X2 has translation MYRELQMLLHMNHDNIIGLLDVFTPVTSYSEFQDVYLVTQLMGSDLHNILRSQTLTDKHVQFLVYQMLRGLKYAHSAGIIHRDLKPSNIAVNEDCELRILDFGLTTATDDEMMEHVMNRMYCAPEIMLRMKVTDKVDLWPVGCIMAELLTNQATFPGSDYIDQLNKIIQLVGTPTDEFLARITSDSARMYIKSMPNLPARDFSKYFIGASPLAIDLLSKLLIMDPEQRLSADEALTHPYLATYSDPDDEPVSETPYIDDFETMEGDVESWREMTYQVIVKFQSRQQELS, from the exons ATGTACAGAGAGTTACAAATGTTGCTACATATGAACCATGACAAT ATTATTGGTTTGCTTGATGTGTTTACACCAGTGACATCCTACTCTGAATTTCAAGATGTCTACTTGGTCACCCAGTTGATGGGATCAGATCTCCACAATATTTTAAGAAGTCAGACACTCACTGATAAACATGTACAGTTTCTTGTGTACCAGATGCTACGAGGGCTAAAG TATGCACACTCAGCTGGGATAATTCATAGG GATTTAAAGCCGAGTAACATTGCAGTCAATGAAGATTGCGAGCTCAGG ATATTAGACTTTGGCTTGACAACGGCTACTGATGATGAAATGATGGAACATGTTATGAACAGAATGTACTGTGCACCAGAAATTATGCTCAGGATGAAGGTCACTGACAAAG TGGATTTGTGGCCAGTTGGATGTATTATGGCTGAACTATTAACTAACCAAGCCACCTTCCCTGGAAGTGATT ATATTGACCAGCTAAACAAAATAATTCAACTAGTGGGTACACCAACTGATGAGTTTTTGGCCAGGATCACTAGTGATAGT GCTAGGATGTACATAAAGTCAATGCCCAACCTTCCAGCAAGGGACTTCTCAAAGTACTTCATTGGAGCCAGTCCATTAG CTATTGATCTACTCAGTAAACTATTAATAATGGATCCTGAGCAGAGACTGAGTGCAGATGAGGCACTCACACATCCTTACCTAGCAACGTACAGTGATCCAGATGATGAG CCTGTATCAGAAACACCCTATATTGATGACTTTGAAACAATGGAAGGTGATGTGGAGTCATGGAGAG AAATGACTTACCAAGTTATTGTAAAGTTTCAGTCAAGACAACAAGAACTAAGTTGA